Proteins encoded by one window of Pelmatolapia mariae isolate MD_Pm_ZW linkage group LG14, Pm_UMD_F_2, whole genome shotgun sequence:
- the sidt2 gene encoding SID1 transmembrane family member 2 yields MVLRSSWKSRHKNSCGPAIRWIRPGLAALLWLCVIRLACGIEAVGEIKNIVQKDAAFDVNYNDTVTSENQTIYAFNHTISRNKTEGVRVSVDVLSNKSESPILFVVRQKQAVLSFQVPLILRGLYQRKYPYYDVGRTLCQPPTRAASETQYFFVDVSTLSSQGTNYQLRVSRVESFTLQTNKKFSFTASPSQPQYFKYVFQDGVDTVIVKVNSDMTFPCSVMSIQDIQCPIYDLDNNVAFIGMYQTMTKKGAITVQRKDFPSNSFYVVLVVKTEDEACGGPLRFYPLRPDQLIDAGNRSKALDVMVSPAINLEVYVMGMLFCLGIFFSFYLLTLLCVCLERARLNKKRNVFLNPADMSPAETASLLGKNSDGKTPASPNEYGSFADNGSTMSSEAITDSATSTDNNYGYMERSLESVARSRQESLSSIEEDDYDTLDDIHSDKNIVRTKKFLYVADLARKDKRVLSKKYQIYFWNIATIAVFYALPVVQLVITYQTVVNVTGNQDICYYNFLCAHPLGALSAFNNILSNLGYVMLGLLFLLIVLKRDLAHNRALERHDVNALECGIPKHFGLFYAMGTALMMEGLLSACYHVCPNYTNFQFDTSFMYMIAGLCMLKLYQKRHPDINASAYTAYACLAAVIFFSVLGVVFGRDNTAFWIVFSVIHILATLLLSTQLYYMGRWRLNAGIMRRIVYVIYTDCIRQCSGPMYIDRMVLLVMGNIVNWSLAAYGLIQKPNDFASYLLAIAICNLLLYFAFYIIMKLRSGERIKCLALVCILFTAVVWGFALYFFFQGLSTWQKTPAESREHNRDCILLSFFDDHDIWHFLSSIAMFGSFLVLLTMDDDLDTVQRDKIYVF; encoded by the exons ATGGTGTTAAGAAGCTCCTGGAAATCACGACATAAAAACAGCTGTGGACCTGCTATCCGTTGGATCCGACCAGGATTGGCTGCCCTGCTCTGGTTATGTGTGATTCGGTTAGCTTGCGGCATTGAGGCGGTGGGGGAGATCAAAAACATCGTCCAGAAAGATGCGGCGTTTGATGTCAACTATAATGACACGGTTACGAGTGAAAACCAGACCATTTACGCGTTTAATCACACCATCTCTCGGAATAAG ACCGAGGGAGTGCGTGTGTCTGTGGACGTGTTATCCAACAAGTCGGAGAGCCCAATCTTGTTTGTAGTGCGACAGAAGCAAGCCGTGCTGTCTTTTCAAGTCCCCCTCATTCTCAGAGGCCT CTATCAGAGGAAGTACCCTTACTACGATGTGGGCAGGACACTGTGCCAACCTCCAACCCGGGCCGCCTCGGAGACCCAGTACTTCTTTGTTGACGTGTCTACCCTGTCCAGTCAGGGTACAAACTACCAGCTCAGAGTGAGCCGTGTTGAAAGTTTCACCCTGCA AACAAACAAGAAATTCAGCTTCACCGCATCACCATCCCAACCTCAG TATTTCAAGTATGTCTTCCAAGACGGGGTGGATACTGTGATCGTCAAGGTCAACTCGGACATGACTTTCCCCTGTTCTGTCATGTCCATCCAGGACATCCAG TGCCCCATTTACGACCTTGACAACAACGTGGCCTTCATTGGGATGTACCAGACTATGACAAAAAAAGGTGCCATCACCGTGCAG AGGAAAGATTTCCCCAGCAACAGTTTCTACGTGGTGTTGGTGGTAAAAACTGAGGACGAGGCATGCGGTGGCCCGCTACGCTTCTACCCTCTGAGACCCGATCAGCTGATTGACGCCGGCAATCGCAGCAAGGCCCTCGATGTGATGGTCTCACCCGCAATCAACT TGGAGGTGTACGTGATGGGAATGCTGTTCTGTTTGGGGATCTTCTTCTCATTCTACCTCCTGACCTTGCTCTGTGTCTGTCTAGAGCGTGCACG ACTGAACAAGAAGAGAAATGTGTTTCTGAATCCTGCCGACATGTCGCCTGCTGAGACAG CCTCTCTGCTCGGGAAGAACAGCGATG GAAAAACTCCAGCCTCACCAAATGAATATGGCTCATTTG CTGACAACGGCAGCACAATGAGTTCAGAGGCCATTACCGACAGCGCCACTTCAACTGACAACAACTATGGATACATGG AGCGATCGTTGGAAAGTGTCGCACGGAGCAGGCAGGAGTCTTTGAGCTCCATTGAGGAGGATGACTATGACACACTGGATGACATACACTCCGACAAGAACATTGTTCGCACAAAG AAATTTCTGTACGTGGCTGACTTGGCCCGCAAAGACAAGAGGGTCCTCAGCAAGAAGTACCAAATCTACTTCTG GAACATTGCTACCATTGCCGTGTTTTACGCCCTGCCAGTCGTCCAGCTGGTCATCACCTATCAAACG GTTGTCAATGTTACAGGAAACCAGGACATCTGCTACTACAACTTCCTGTGCGCCCACCCGCTCGGAGCTCTAAG CGCTTTCAACAACATCCTCAGTAACCTCGGTTACGTGATGCTGGGGCTCCTCTTTCTCCTCATCGTCCTCAAGAGAGACCTCGCCCACAATCGCGCTCTGGAGCGGCATGACGTCAACGCGCTG GAGTGCGGTATCCCAAAGCACTTTGGCCTCTTCTATGCCATGGGAACTGCTCTGATGATGGAGGGTTTGCTCAGTGCCTGCTACCACGTCTGTCCCAACTACACCAACTTCCAGTTTG ACACCTCCTTCATGTACATGATTGCTGGACTGTGTATGCTGAAGCTCTATCAGAAGAGACACCCAGACATCAACGCGAGTGCTTACACCGCTTACGCCTGCCTCGCCGCTgtcatcttcttttctgtgctggGAGTg gtATTTGGGAGAGACAACACAGCCTTCTGGATTGTTTTCTCTGTGATCCACATTCTGGCCACGCTGCTGCTCAGCACACAGCTCTACTATATGGGTCGATGGAGGCTCA ACGCTGGGATCATGCGTAGGATAGTTTACGTCATCTACACAGACTGCATCAGGCAGTGCAGCGGGCCGATGTACATT GACCGCATGGTTCTGCTTGTGATGGGGAACATAGTCAACTGGTCTCT GGCTGCCTACGGCCTCATACAGAAACCCAACGACTTTGCCTCGTACCTGTTGGCCATCGCCATCTGTAACTTGTTGCTCTACTTTGCCTTTTACATCATCATGAAG CTGCGGAGCGGTGAGAGAATCAAGTGTCTGGCACTGGTGTGTATTCTCTTCACGGCAGTTGTGTGGGGCTTTGCGCTGTATTTCTTCTTCCAGGGTCTCAGCACCTGGCAG AAAACTCCAGCTGAGTCTCGCGAGCACAACAGGGACTGCATCCTGCTGTCATTCTTTGACGACCACGACATTTGGCATTTCCTGTCCTCCATCGCCATGTTTGGATCCTTCCTG GTCCTCCTGACCATGGATGACGACCTCGACACCGTCCAGAGAGACAAAATCTACGTCTTCTAG